A DNA window from uncultured Methanoregula sp. contains the following coding sequences:
- a CDS encoding Yip1 family protein, translating to MLELVFERVKGIILNPVENFRLAVNDTMSFTLVYYFILLAVFGILFTFTLSGGFGMFMLYSIQGMTAIILMLAQMIVSLFIGALWLHVWVYILGGRKGVRNTLKVVAYAMTPTLLLGWLFPVGMIVGSAWYLVLEVIGIRELQQLPTGRAVLAVALAIAVGIVIYLVVLFMINPDFLSSLFGAAGTTQSTSYRSSYSY from the coding sequence ATGTTGGAACTGGTGTTTGAAAGAGTAAAAGGAATTATCTTAAACCCTGTTGAGAATTTCCGGCTGGCGGTAAACGATACGATGTCGTTTACGCTCGTGTACTACTTTATCCTGCTTGCGGTATTCGGGATATTGTTCACCTTCACCCTGTCCGGAGGATTCGGGATGTTCATGCTGTACAGTATACAGGGCATGACCGCGATAATCCTGATGCTTGCACAGATGATCGTGTCCCTGTTCATCGGGGCGCTCTGGCTTCATGTCTGGGTGTATATACTTGGTGGCCGCAAGGGTGTCAGGAACACCCTGAAAGTGGTTGCCTATGCCATGACCCCGACCCTGCTTCTCGGCTGGCTCTTTCCGGTTGGCATGATTGTCGGGAGTGCCTGGTATCTGGTTCTTGAAGTCATTGGGATCCGGGAACTCCAGCAGCTGCCAACCGGCCGGGCGGTTCTCGCTGTTGCCCTCGCTATCGCAGTCGGGATTGTCATCTACCTTGTGGTTCTGTTCATGATAAACCCGGATTTCTTATCATCACTGTTCGGAGCTGCCGGGACTACGCAGAGTACATCGTATCGCTCTTCGTATTCCTATTAA
- a CDS encoding type II toxin-antitoxin system RelE/ParE family toxin, with amino-acid sequence MSRRAEKDLAEIPREHRIHIERALEKFAEHPDQRHDVVKVRDSPKVAPRYRIRIGEYRATFFIWHNLLLIEIITIGKKKNFDY; translated from the coding sequence TTGTCACGGAGGGCGGAGAAAGACCTGGCAGAGATTCCCCGGGAGCACCGGATTCACATTGAGCGGGCATTAGAAAAGTTTGCCGAACACCCGGATCAGAGACACGATGTGGTAAAAGTCAGGGACAGCCCGAAAGTGGCACCACGATACCGGATTCGGATCGGGGAATACCGGGCAACGTTCTTTATCTGGCATAACCTGCTCCTTATCGAAATTATCACCATCGGGAAAAAGAAAAATTTTGATTATTGA
- a CDS encoding reverse transcriptase domain-containing protein codes for MYQKSGFPDQIVADKVYSKEDLAGMWNAIDWKDVREMVLVQQCRIARAALEKNVDEIPQLQQELVSSDEARALAVWEVMHRKSRNTPGVDGVVWETPAQWMSAALHLNNDEYESMPLLRFFIPKESGKLRPIGISAMHDRAMQMLYTFALQPVAETWGDPHSFGYRLFRSAKDACTAIRQFLDEEKADEIWVLDADITGCFDNIRHDWILSHLPISRTYLRQVLKSGCMYCGRYSPTTRGVPQGGIISPVLANMTLDGLEPRLMKAFGKPGENDADPQNSGSGLRFVRYADDFVILTTSRSVAEEAWDEINAFLKPRGLSLSDEKTRIVPVSDSFHFLHWRFCKEEEGLSIRPSDASGHHIREVLREFFNTKQFQNPDELIRKLNPLLRGYAFYHRNVDAAELFRTLDACIHDNVLGLLGTWFPKDSQRSLEKRFFSPTEAGPPQFHTATEFLYILSSTPPCPEKILIMDLNPFIDRDLFTQREEQGDSLDQSVYRERKQCREEGRKYGIPEYW; via the coding sequence ATGTATCAGAAATCAGGGTTTCCAGACCAGATTGTCGCAGACAAGGTGTACTCGAAAGAAGACCTTGCAGGAATGTGGAATGCCATCGACTGGAAGGATGTCCGGGAGATGGTGTTAGTGCAGCAGTGCAGGATTGCCCGGGCTGCTCTTGAAAAAAATGTTGATGAGATCCCGCAATTGCAGCAGGAACTCGTGAGCTCCGATGAAGCCAGGGCTCTTGCTGTGTGGGAAGTCATGCACCGGAAGAGCCGTAACACCCCGGGTGTTGATGGCGTTGTCTGGGAGACACCGGCGCAGTGGATGTCTGCGGCTCTTCACCTGAACAATGATGAATATGAATCCATGCCGCTCCTCCGGTTCTTCATTCCCAAGGAATCGGGAAAACTCCGGCCTATCGGGATTTCCGCAATGCACGACCGGGCAATGCAGATGCTCTATACCTTTGCCCTCCAGCCGGTTGCCGAGACCTGGGGAGATCCCCACTCCTTCGGGTACCGGTTGTTCCGTTCCGCAAAAGATGCGTGTACTGCAATCCGTCAATTCCTTGATGAGGAAAAGGCAGACGAGATCTGGGTGCTTGATGCCGATATCACCGGATGCTTTGACAATATCCGCCATGACTGGATCCTCAGTCACCTGCCAATATCCCGAACGTATCTCAGGCAGGTGCTGAAATCCGGCTGTATGTATTGCGGCCGGTATTCTCCAACTACCCGGGGGGTTCCCCAGGGCGGGATAATATCACCGGTCCTTGCGAACATGACGCTCGACGGGCTGGAACCCCGGCTCATGAAAGCGTTCGGGAAACCCGGGGAAAATGATGCAGATCCACAAAATTCCGGATCCGGTCTCCGGTTCGTCCGGTATGCCGACGATTTCGTTATACTCACGACATCCCGGAGCGTTGCGGAAGAGGCATGGGACGAGATCAATGCGTTCCTGAAACCTCGTGGGCTCAGTCTCTCGGACGAGAAAACCCGGATTGTTCCGGTGAGCGACAGCTTTCATTTCCTTCACTGGCGATTCTGCAAAGAAGAAGAGGGATTATCAATCAGGCCTTCGGATGCCTCGGGGCACCATATCCGGGAGGTGCTCAGGGAGTTTTTCAATACGAAACAATTCCAGAATCCCGACGAACTTATCCGGAAACTCAATCCACTCCTTCGCGGGTACGCGTTCTACCACCGGAATGTTGATGCTGCTGAACTCTTCCGAACACTGGATGCCTGTATCCACGATAACGTTCTCGGGCTGCTCGGAACCTGGTTTCCCAAAGACAGCCAGAGATCCCTGGAGAAACGGTTCTTTTCCCCAACAGAAGCCGGTCCTCCCCAGTTCCATACCGCAACAGAATTCCTGTATATTCTTTCCTCAACACCCCCTTGTCCGGAAAAGATCCTGATAATGGATCTGAATCCCTTCATTGACCGGGATCTTTTCACACAACGGGAAGAGCAGGGGGACTCATTGGATCAGAGCGTATACCGGGAGCGGAAGCAATGCAGGGAAGAGGGGAGGAAATACGGGATTCCGGAATACTGGTGA